Proteins from a genomic interval of Microbacterium imperiale:
- a CDS encoding winged helix-turn-helix domain-containing protein, whose translation MLSTDPNVVRGTVAEFRHFGASLIRRTDIISALTELIRDPHTILLVSSDVACQDIAAVLELSIATSKSTVLFGIHPSNGIATVDTAIAAGVGGVVDLPLTPERLASALRQLPPASVEVPSTVAVGALLVDTDRHRVELYGTPITTTPREFDILLMLAMSYPRIVTLDELADTHGGGTQRQASIRVMVAGLRSRFAALTGAPRDAVIETHRGIGYRLAA comes from the coding sequence GTGCTGTCCACCGACCCGAACGTGGTTCGAGGAACCGTCGCCGAATTCCGCCACTTCGGTGCGTCGTTGATCCGGCGAACCGACATCATCAGCGCGCTGACGGAGCTGATCCGCGACCCGCACACGATCCTGCTGGTGTCCTCTGACGTGGCCTGCCAAGACATCGCCGCCGTCCTGGAGCTGTCGATCGCCACCAGCAAATCGACGGTGCTGTTCGGAATACATCCCTCCAACGGGATCGCCACAGTAGATACCGCGATCGCCGCCGGCGTGGGCGGCGTCGTGGACCTTCCGCTCACCCCCGAACGCCTCGCGTCCGCGTTGCGACAGCTGCCCCCCGCATCCGTGGAGGTGCCGAGCACGGTCGCGGTGGGCGCGCTGCTGGTCGATACGGACCGGCACCGGGTCGAGCTGTACGGCACACCGATCACGACCACTCCGAGGGAGTTCGACATCCTGTTGATGTTGGCGATGTCCTACCCGCGGATCGTTACACTCGACGAGCTCGCAGACACGCACGGTGGTGGAACACAACGGCAAGCATCCATCAGGGTCATGGTCGCGGGTCTCCGGTCGCGGTTCGCCGCGCTCACGGGCGCCCCGAGGGACGCGGTGATCGAAACCCACCGCGGCATCGGCTACCGACTGGCCGCGTGA
- a CDS encoding arsenate-mycothiol transferase ArsC → MPSSPTVLFICQHNAGRSQLGAALLEHLAGGRFTATSAGLSPAGEVNPAVAATVAELGMDITDRVPRAVTADDLDQADVVVLMKPGLALPSTPRGEVLEWSFPNPEAWDAEAVRPLREAVSDKIQTTLLAR, encoded by the coding sequence ATGCCAAGCAGCCCGACCGTTCTGTTCATCTGCCAGCACAACGCCGGCCGCTCTCAGCTCGGCGCCGCGCTTTTGGAGCACCTGGCTGGCGGCCGGTTCACCGCGACATCGGCGGGGCTGTCCCCAGCAGGCGAAGTGAACCCCGCCGTGGCCGCGACGGTCGCTGAGCTGGGCATGGACATCACCGACCGGGTGCCTCGTGCTGTCACCGCGGACGACCTCGATCAGGCGGACGTCGTGGTGCTGATGAAGCCCGGCCTCGCCCTGCCGTCCACGCCCCGCGGGGAGGTCTTGGAATGGTCGTTCCCCAACCCGGAGGCCTGGGATGCCGAGGCCGTGAGGCCGCTGCGCGAAGCCGTCTCCGACAAGATCCAGACCACACTCCTCGCACGCTGA
- the pstA gene encoding phosphate ABC transporter permease PstA, whose product MIFLILLWLSLLVAFGVLATLLVTILMDGWGKLSLQLFTNYPSATPETAGARPAILGSAWVIATTAVLTLPLGIAAAIHLEEFADKKRWFNRLIELNVQNLAAVPAIIYGLLALGFLSLLQVQNKNIVIGGALALSLLILPVIIISTREGLRSVPNEIRDGSLALGATKWQTVWRQVLPASVPSIATGSILALSRALGEAAPLLVLGALVYITFDPNGLMSGYTTLPIQIFNWTGRPQEGFHELAAATSVLLLGVLLLMNALAIFIRNKYQKRW is encoded by the coding sequence ATGATCTTCCTTATCCTGCTGTGGCTGTCGCTGTTGGTCGCGTTCGGCGTGCTCGCGACTCTTCTCGTCACGATCCTGATGGACGGGTGGGGGAAGCTGTCCCTGCAACTGTTCACCAACTACCCCTCCGCCACCCCGGAAACCGCGGGCGCCCGCCCCGCCATCCTCGGGTCCGCCTGGGTGATCGCGACCACCGCGGTGCTGACGCTGCCGTTGGGGATCGCCGCGGCCATCCACCTCGAAGAGTTCGCCGACAAGAAGCGCTGGTTCAACCGGCTCATCGAACTGAACGTGCAAAACCTCGCCGCCGTCCCCGCCATCATCTACGGCCTGCTCGCCCTCGGATTCCTCAGCTTGCTACAGGTGCAGAACAAGAACATCGTCATCGGCGGCGCACTAGCGCTATCGCTACTGATCCTGCCGGTCATCATCATCTCCACCCGAGAAGGGTTGCGGTCCGTACCGAACGAGATCCGCGACGGGTCCCTCGCGCTCGGAGCGACGAAGTGGCAGACCGTGTGGCGGCAAGTGCTCCCCGCGTCCGTGCCCAGCATCGCCACCGGCTCAATCCTCGCCCTCTCCCGCGCACTCGGAGAAGCCGCACCGCTGCTGGTGCTAGGCGCGCTGGTCTACATCACGTTCGACCCGAACGGGCTCATGAGCGGATACACCACCCTCCCCATCCAGATCTTCAACTGGACCGGCCGCCCCCAGGAGGGCTTCCACGAGCTCGCCGCGGCCACCAGCGTGCTCCTCCTCGGCGTTCTGCTCCTGATGAACGCCCTCGCCATCTTCATCCGCAACAAGTACCAGAAACGGTGGTAG
- a CDS encoding ArsR/SmtB family transcription factor: MVTTLDVTDITAIAETGADSCCTSLVREPMTVEEAESLALTMKALADPARLRLLSIVAASENSEACVCDLIEPIGLSQPTVSHHLKVLTAAGFLTRSKRATWAYFTLVPGALDRVSRFFATA, from the coding sequence ATGGTCACCACGCTCGACGTCACCGACATCACTGCCATCGCCGAGACCGGCGCTGATAGCTGCTGCACCTCGCTCGTTCGTGAACCGATGACTGTGGAGGAGGCCGAGTCCCTCGCTCTGACCATGAAGGCTCTGGCGGACCCTGCCCGCCTGCGGCTGCTTTCCATCGTTGCCGCATCCGAGAACTCGGAAGCCTGCGTGTGCGACCTGATCGAACCCATCGGCCTTAGTCAGCCGACCGTCTCGCACCACTTGAAGGTCCTCACTGCGGCGGGGTTCCTCACCCGTAGCAAGCGCGCAACCTGGGCCTATTTCACTCTCGTACCGGGGGCTCTCGACCGGGTCTCGCGCTTCTTCGCCACCGCATAA
- the pstC gene encoding phosphate ABC transporter permease subunit PstC, producing MTAVITKAGGSRITPSGPRPGTQFAGRRRPGEALIRLVLRLAAVLTIVTTVGILIALLIPSLSFFAEVPVLDFLFGTRWAPRFADASFGVIPLVSATLWTTVIALLVAVPFGLGAAIMLAEYAKPRTRKILKPMLEILAGVPTVVYGFFALQFVQGTVLREWLQLPTGAFSVLAAGLVMGVMIIPTIASISEDAMSAVPGALRQGSAALGANRMQTTLRVVFPAALSGIVAAVVLGVSRAVGETMIVAIAAGSQARIVTNPLEQGQTMTGFIANAALGDSRVGSLEYNTLFAVGLLLFLITLLMNFISIRFVRRFREAY from the coding sequence ATGACCGCTGTCATCACCAAGGCTGGGGGCTCGAGGATCACTCCCTCGGGCCCCCGGCCAGGCACCCAGTTCGCCGGCCGCCGCCGCCCCGGCGAAGCCCTCATCAGACTCGTTCTCCGGCTGGCCGCGGTCCTCACGATCGTGACGACGGTCGGGATCCTGATCGCCCTGCTGATCCCGTCCCTGTCGTTCTTCGCCGAGGTTCCCGTCCTGGACTTCCTGTTCGGCACGCGGTGGGCACCCCGGTTCGCAGACGCGTCCTTCGGAGTCATTCCCCTTGTCTCCGCCACCCTGTGGACGACCGTGATCGCCCTGCTGGTCGCCGTGCCGTTCGGGCTGGGCGCGGCCATCATGCTCGCCGAGTACGCCAAGCCCCGCACCCGCAAAATCCTCAAGCCGATGCTGGAGATCCTCGCCGGCGTCCCCACCGTCGTCTACGGGTTCTTCGCCCTCCAGTTCGTACAGGGCACCGTGCTCCGCGAATGGCTGCAGCTACCCACCGGCGCATTCAGCGTCCTCGCGGCAGGCCTCGTCATGGGCGTGATGATCATCCCCACAATCGCGTCGATCTCCGAAGACGCCATGTCCGCCGTTCCCGGTGCGCTCCGTCAGGGCAGCGCTGCGCTCGGCGCGAACCGGATGCAAACCACCCTTCGCGTGGTGTTCCCCGCCGCCCTGTCGGGCATCGTCGCGGCGGTCGTACTCGGCGTCTCCCGCGCCGTGGGAGAGACGATGATCGTCGCGATCGCCGCCGGAAGCCAGGCCCGGATCGTCACCAACCCGCTCGAGCAAGGTCAGACGATGACCGGATTCATCGCGAACGCCGCTCTCGGAGACTCCCGCGTGGGAAGCCTGGAATACAACACCCTGTTCGCGGTCGGGCTGCTGCTGTTCCTCATCACGCTGCTGATGAACTTCATCAGCATCCGGTTCGTTCGCCGCTTCCGAGAGGCCTACTGA
- a CDS encoding arsenate reductase ArsC, producing the protein MIERARHRVGRPLDDDAAQERAAQAAVLGDLLTLRVLSALAAGAPADVLSSLLHVPAIEVEDAIARLLAVNIVHTDEVGAHVLPAASWVRFGRLLVGDMPALPEPDTAPTVAVLPAAIATVAHDLSYRFASTFSSETVSQYVVESYLLLSQRARVRKHLPSLTARYAADRLDALASAQGLVLRGTPEVLFVCVQNAGRSQIAAAYLRYLAGDRVHVRTAGSQPADAVHPRVVDALAEVGVPLSDEYPKPLTDEVVQAADFVVTMGCGDACPVYPGRRYMDWDLDDPLTLDDEGLRVVRDQIRGHVEDLLAEMGITSHAASR; encoded by the coding sequence GTGATCGAGCGTGCGCGGCACCGTGTCGGGCGCCCGCTGGATGACGATGCCGCGCAGGAACGTGCCGCGCAGGCCGCAGTGCTCGGCGATCTGCTCACGTTGCGAGTGCTGAGTGCTCTGGCCGCGGGAGCTCCGGCCGACGTGCTCTCCTCGTTGCTGCATGTTCCGGCTATCGAGGTGGAGGACGCGATTGCCCGGTTGTTGGCCGTGAACATCGTGCACACTGACGAGGTGGGGGCACACGTGTTGCCGGCGGCATCGTGGGTGCGTTTCGGGCGTTTGTTGGTGGGCGATATGCCGGCCCTGCCCGAACCCGACACCGCTCCGACCGTTGCCGTGTTGCCGGCGGCGATCGCGACGGTGGCGCACGATCTTTCGTACCGGTTCGCTTCCACGTTCAGCAGCGAGACGGTGTCGCAGTATGTCGTGGAGAGCTACCTGCTGCTCAGTCAGAGAGCCCGGGTGCGGAAGCATTTGCCCTCGCTGACGGCACGATATGCCGCTGATCGTCTTGACGCTCTGGCGTCGGCGCAGGGTCTGGTGCTTCGCGGCACGCCTGAGGTGCTGTTCGTCTGTGTTCAGAATGCCGGTCGTTCGCAGATCGCGGCCGCGTATCTGCGGTATCTCGCGGGCGATCGTGTCCATGTGCGCACCGCGGGGTCGCAGCCAGCCGACGCGGTCCACCCTCGAGTCGTTGATGCCCTCGCCGAGGTGGGTGTTCCTCTCTCTGACGAGTATCCGAAGCCGTTGACGGACGAGGTCGTGCAGGCCGCGGACTTCGTGGTCACGATGGGGTGCGGGGATGCGTGCCCGGTGTACCCCGGTCGCCGCTACATGGATTGGGATCTTGACGATCCACTCACCCTCGACGACGAGGGGCTGCGGGTGGTTCGCGACCAGATCCGAGGGCACGTTGAGGATCTTCTGGCCGAGATGGGGATAACGTCTCACGCGGCCAGTCGGTAG
- the arsB gene encoding ACR3 family arsenite efflux transporter, translating into MRSEVSTTTAPARLGTLDRYLPVWILLAMGAGLALAVLAPGFGEFLHAASIGTISIPIAIGLLVMMYPVLAKVRYSDAAIVARDKRLLISSLVLNWLVGPALMFALAWLLLPDLPEYRTGLIIVGLARCIAMVLIWNDLACGDREAAAFLVAINSVFQVIAFAALGWFYLQILPTWLGLPTTSAEFSIWAITLSVLVFLGIPLLAGYLSRRIGERRRGRDWYETVFLPRISPLALGGLLFTIVMLFALQGQQVIDRPLDVARIALPLLAYFIAMFLIGFGTGKTIGLSYERTTTLAFTAAGNNFELAIAVAIGTFGATSGQALAGIVGPLIEVPVLVGLVYVALWLRPRLFPASNGDLHIDRWRGQKITT; encoded by the coding sequence ATGAGGAGTGAAGTGAGCACGACTACCGCGCCCGCCCGTCTGGGAACACTGGACAGATACCTGCCCGTATGGATCCTGCTCGCCATGGGCGCAGGTCTTGCTCTTGCCGTCCTCGCCCCCGGTTTCGGAGAGTTCCTTCATGCGGCGTCGATCGGCACCATCAGCATCCCCATCGCCATTGGACTGCTGGTCATGATGTATCCCGTCCTCGCCAAAGTGAGGTACTCCGACGCAGCGATCGTCGCCCGCGACAAGCGGCTACTGATTTCCTCACTCGTCCTCAACTGGCTCGTCGGCCCCGCGCTGATGTTCGCTCTCGCCTGGCTTCTCCTCCCCGACCTCCCCGAATACCGCACCGGGCTGATCATCGTTGGCCTCGCCCGCTGCATCGCGATGGTCCTCATCTGGAATGATCTCGCCTGTGGCGACCGCGAAGCAGCAGCCTTCCTCGTCGCCATCAACTCCGTCTTCCAAGTGATCGCGTTCGCCGCCCTCGGCTGGTTCTACCTGCAGATCCTCCCCACCTGGCTCGGTCTCCCCACAACCAGCGCCGAGTTCTCCATCTGGGCCATCACCCTCAGCGTGCTCGTCTTCCTCGGTATCCCCCTGCTCGCCGGATACCTCTCACGCCGCATCGGAGAACGCCGTCGCGGCCGCGACTGGTACGAAACCGTCTTCCTCCCCCGGATCAGCCCACTCGCCCTCGGAGGCCTCCTCTTCACGATCGTCATGCTCTTCGCCCTCCAGGGGCAGCAAGTCATCGATCGCCCTCTCGACGTCGCTCGCATCGCACTTCCCCTCCTGGCCTACTTCATCGCGATGTTTCTCATCGGATTTGGCACTGGCAAGACCATCGGCCTGAGCTACGAACGCACCACCACACTCGCTTTCACAGCCGCGGGCAACAACTTCGAACTCGCCATCGCCGTCGCCATTGGCACCTTCGGCGCCACCAGCGGACAAGCACTCGCAGGCATCGTCGGACCGCTCATCGAAGTCCCCGTCCTCGTCGGACTCGTCTACGTCGCCCTATGGCTACGCCCCCGCCTCTTCCCCGCCAGCAACGGGGACCTCCACATCGATCGCTGGCGCGGGCAGAAAATCACCACCTGA
- a CDS encoding PstS family phosphate ABC transporter substrate-binding protein — protein sequence MNKTTAKLAAVATLAAAALALSACGGQSAGSTGGGEASGGGAGGSVTTDGSSTVAPLTEAAADLFREEDSSVNVSVATSGTGGGFKAFCADETDISNASRPIKDEEAAECEANGVEYTEIVAANDGLSVILNPENDWATDLTLEQVAKIWAPESEGVVNSWSDVDPSFPDVPLVLFGAGTDSGTFDYFTEEVNGETGAIRTDYSPSEDDNITIQGVAGDQGAIGFLGLSYVEENEGTIIAASIDGVYPSTETVQDGTYTPLGRPLFIYVKNAAYTDKPQVKEFVDFYVANSADIASLALFVPLTEEQITTAQEELASLG from the coding sequence GTGAACAAGACCACAGCAAAGCTCGCTGCCGTTGCGACGCTCGCCGCCGCCGCCCTGGCATTGAGTGCCTGCGGCGGACAGTCCGCCGGCAGCACTGGCGGAGGAGAGGCCAGCGGAGGCGGGGCCGGCGGCTCTGTCACTACCGATGGTTCGTCGACCGTCGCCCCCCTTACCGAGGCCGCCGCGGACCTGTTCCGCGAAGAGGACTCGTCGGTCAACGTGTCCGTCGCCACCTCCGGCACCGGTGGAGGCTTCAAGGCGTTCTGCGCCGACGAGACCGACATCTCCAACGCGTCCCGTCCGATCAAGGACGAAGAGGCCGCTGAATGTGAAGCGAACGGCGTCGAGTACACCGAGATCGTCGCGGCCAACGACGGCCTGTCGGTCATCCTGAACCCGGAAAACGACTGGGCAACCGACCTCACCCTGGAGCAGGTCGCGAAGATCTGGGCACCGGAATCCGAGGGTGTCGTGAACAGCTGGTCCGACGTTGACCCGAGCTTCCCCGACGTCCCGCTGGTCCTGTTCGGTGCCGGCACCGACTCGGGCACCTTCGACTACTTCACCGAAGAGGTCAACGGGGAGACCGGCGCGATCCGCACCGACTACAGCCCCTCCGAGGACGACAACATCACCATTCAGGGCGTCGCAGGAGACCAGGGTGCGATCGGCTTCCTCGGCCTGAGCTACGTCGAAGAGAACGAGGGCACGATCATCGCCGCATCCATCGACGGCGTCTACCCGAGCACCGAGACCGTGCAGGACGGCACCTACACGCCGCTGGGGCGCCCGCTGTTCATCTACGTCAAGAACGCCGCGTACACCGACAAGCCGCAGGTGAAGGAGTTCGTCGACTTCTACGTCGCCAACTCCGCCGACATCGCCTCGCTCGCCCTGTTCGTGCCGCTGACCGAAGAGCAGATCACCACCGCGCAGGAAGAACTCGCCTCGCTCGGTTGA
- a CDS encoding NAD(P)-binding domain-containing protein, with product MTLLDLTPRVAVSDRLATLPVVIIGAGPVGLAAAANLVERGIDFVVLEAGETVAASVRAWGHTRLFSPWKHLVDPASRRLLEARGWELPSPDRAPTGAELVDLYVDPLAQLEEIASSIRTGVHVTAVSREGMDRTRSRGRDATPFVIRTRDTEGNVAEIVARAVIDASGTYSSPNSLTSSGLELLGLGEIAGHVMPALPDVLGRDRAHFAGKHVTVVGAGHSAANTLLGLVSLAREEKGTTVSWLIRNAQAVRVSSSPDDELVGRAHLGARVDRAVDRGDINLVDGFEIIRANRAGAAVELIGQRDGEMVTHTTDIVVNATGFRPDLDMLREIRLELDDIVEAPKRLAPLIDPNVHSCGTVEPHGFGELTHPERGFFIVGMKSYGRAPTFLLTTGYEQVRSVTAWLAGDMAAATQVELVLPATGVCSTDLGAAGGCCS from the coding sequence ATGACCTTGTTGGATCTCACGCCGCGTGTCGCTGTGAGCGATCGTCTGGCGACGCTGCCCGTGGTGATCATCGGCGCAGGACCAGTCGGGTTGGCTGCAGCCGCGAATCTCGTAGAGCGCGGTATCGACTTCGTGGTTCTCGAGGCGGGCGAGACGGTCGCCGCGAGCGTTCGGGCGTGGGGCCATACTCGCCTGTTCTCGCCGTGGAAGCACCTGGTGGATCCGGCGTCGCGTCGCCTTCTGGAAGCGCGAGGCTGGGAACTTCCTTCACCGGATCGGGCGCCAACGGGAGCCGAGCTGGTGGACTTGTACGTCGACCCACTGGCTCAGCTCGAGGAGATCGCATCGAGCATTCGGACGGGGGTGCACGTGACTGCCGTGTCCCGGGAAGGAATGGATCGCACGCGCAGTCGCGGGCGGGATGCGACACCGTTCGTCATTCGCACCCGCGATACCGAAGGCAACGTTGCCGAGATTGTGGCGCGCGCGGTAATCGACGCGTCAGGCACCTACTCGTCACCCAACTCGTTGACTTCCAGCGGGCTGGAGCTTCTGGGACTGGGCGAGATCGCCGGCCACGTGATGCCGGCACTTCCCGACGTGCTCGGCCGTGACCGCGCCCACTTCGCAGGCAAGCACGTCACCGTCGTCGGTGCCGGGCACTCTGCTGCGAACACACTTCTCGGGCTGGTGTCACTTGCCCGCGAGGAGAAAGGCACGACGGTGTCCTGGCTGATTCGCAATGCGCAGGCTGTACGGGTGTCCTCGTCGCCGGACGATGAACTCGTCGGACGCGCTCACCTAGGCGCGCGCGTGGATCGCGCGGTGGACCGCGGTGACATCAATCTCGTCGACGGATTCGAGATCATCCGTGCTAACCGGGCAGGCGCCGCGGTGGAACTGATCGGCCAACGAGACGGCGAGATGGTGACGCACACCACCGACATCGTGGTCAACGCGACCGGGTTCCGGCCCGACCTCGACATGCTGCGCGAGATTCGCCTGGAACTGGATGACATCGTCGAGGCCCCCAAGCGGCTCGCCCCGCTCATCGATCCGAACGTGCACTCCTGCGGCACGGTGGAGCCCCACGGGTTCGGTGAGCTCACCCACCCGGAGCGCGGGTTCTTCATCGTCGGAATGAAGTCGTACGGTCGCGCCCCCACATTCCTGCTCACGACCGGATACGAGCAGGTCCGTTCGGTGACCGCATGGCTGGCCGGCGACATGGCTGCCGCCACCCAGGTCGAACTGGTTCTCCCCGCCACGGGCGTCTGCTCCACAGACCTCGGGGCAGCCGGCGGTTGCTGTTCGTGA
- the pstB gene encoding phosphate ABC transporter ATP-binding protein PstB translates to MRCENVDVFYGDFRAVTDVNLSFGKNEITALIGPSGCGKSTLLRSLNRMNDLVDGARVEGQVLFQDDDIYAKDVDPIEVRRRIGMVFQKPNPFPKSIYDNIAYGPRVTGMKVSSMDDLVEEALTKAALWGEVKDKLKQSAFGLSGGQQQRLCIARTIATQPDVILMDEPCSALDPIATMRIEDLMHDLRRDYTIIIVTHNMQQAARVADRTAFFTALADETTGDRTGVLVEYAPTSRIFEHPQDQRTEDYISGRFG, encoded by the coding sequence ATCCGCTGCGAGAACGTGGACGTGTTCTACGGCGACTTCCGTGCCGTCACCGACGTCAACCTCAGCTTCGGAAAGAACGAAATCACCGCGCTGATCGGCCCCTCCGGGTGCGGGAAGTCCACGCTGCTGCGTTCGCTGAACCGGATGAACGACCTTGTCGACGGCGCCCGCGTCGAAGGGCAGGTGCTGTTCCAAGACGACGACATCTACGCCAAAGACGTCGACCCGATCGAAGTGCGCCGCCGCATCGGCATGGTGTTCCAAAAACCCAACCCGTTCCCGAAATCCATCTACGACAACATCGCCTACGGCCCCAGGGTGACCGGGATGAAGGTGTCGAGCATGGACGACCTGGTCGAAGAAGCGCTGACCAAAGCAGCGCTATGGGGCGAGGTCAAAGACAAGCTGAAGCAATCCGCATTCGGCCTCTCCGGCGGACAGCAGCAGCGTCTATGCATCGCCCGCACGATCGCCACCCAGCCGGACGTGATCCTGATGGACGAACCGTGCTCGGCGCTGGACCCGATCGCAACCATGCGCATCGAAGACCTCATGCACGATCTGCGCCGGGACTACACGATCATCATCGTCACCCATAACATGCAGCAAGCCGCCAGAGTCGCCGACCGCACCGCGTTCTTCACCGCCCTCGCAGATGAAACCACCGGAGACCGAACCGGAGTGCTGGTGGAATACGCCCCCACCTCACGGATCTTCGAGCACCCCCAGGATCAGCGCACCGAGGACTACATCAGCGGCAGGTTCGGATGA
- a CDS encoding GNAT family N-acetyltransferase, giving the protein MFVTKVRSLVPADWPDVERIYRQGIDEGDATFETYPPTWEEFTTSKLPTTRLVAADDDGRVRGWVAASQVSSREAYRGVIEHSVYVDRDHRGQGMGRTLLAAFITGAESAGYWTIQSSIFPENSASLQLHVAAGFRVVGRREGIARSRLGAQAGQWRDTLLIERRSTAES; this is encoded by the coding sequence CTGTTCGTGACAAAGGTCCGCTCCCTCGTCCCAGCGGATTGGCCCGACGTGGAGAGGATCTACCGGCAGGGAATCGACGAGGGCGATGCGACCTTCGAGACGTACCCGCCGACCTGGGAAGAGTTCACCACCAGCAAACTGCCCACTACCCGTCTTGTCGCCGCCGATGACGACGGCAGGGTTCGCGGCTGGGTGGCGGCGTCACAAGTGTCGAGCCGGGAAGCATATCGGGGTGTGATCGAGCACTCTGTATATGTCGATCGTGACCACCGCGGTCAGGGCATGGGACGAACGCTGTTGGCCGCGTTCATCACGGGCGCGGAATCGGCCGGGTATTGGACGATTCAGTCGAGCATCTTCCCGGAGAACAGCGCCAGCCTCCAACTGCATGTCGCCGCCGGGTTCCGGGTAGTGGGCCGCCGGGAAGGAATCGCTCGGTCCCGCCTCGGTGCCCAAGCGGGACAGTGGCGAGACACCCTCCTCATCGAGCGGAGAAGCACAGCAGAATCGTGA